One genomic region from Zalophus californianus isolate mZalCal1 chromosome 12, mZalCal1.pri.v2, whole genome shotgun sequence encodes:
- the LOC113911847 gene encoding translation initiation factor IF-2-like, producing MGHLLWVRRGAGVRDTPDNEAAATLAPCSLRGGARAGGRGAPGRRGRRVLDVGSPALRAPSTALRGRTPAVRTPLPRPLHPDPQPSPPHSLHPDRRPSAHPSRCRRPDPRALIFEPLRPSPPGPWLFPTRAPGAWVSGGPHCSSPTPRLSALCPGCAFLLPPHHPCLRHPPALGTRALRADLHPQPRLAPPRCGPRRVPGHRAGGVGCPAAARLRLRPRGHLAQVASPLWAWPGVWLGPSRPHSRCSSESPRRRSRLQALGLGEVPGGRGVWGGDGGAGLRGACPRLACTRGPSGARSRWHPTLKWDTQLWPWTRVSLPQA from the coding sequence GGGCGGAGCCCGAGCGGGCGGGCGGGGCGCTCCCGGAAGACGCGGGCGCCGAGTCCTCGACGTCGGATCCCCAGCCCTCCGCGCGCCCTCCACGGCTCTCCGCGGCCGGACTCCGGCCGTCCgcacccctctcccccgcccTCTTCACCCTgatccccagccctcccctccccactctctccatCCCGATCGCCGGCCTTCCGCACACCCTTCCCGCTGTCGGCGTCCGGATCCTCGGGCCCTCATCTTTGAACCTCTGCGCCCCTCACCTCCCGGCCCCTGGCTCTTCCCGACCCGGGCACCCGGTGCCTGGGTCTCCGGCGgtccgcactgctcctcccccacGCCGCGGCTCTCAGCCCTTTGTCCCGGGTgtgccttccttcttcccccgCACCACCCTTGCCTCCGCCACCCCCCGGCTCTCGGCACCCGGGCCCTCCGCGCCgacctccacccccaaccccgccTAGCCCCTCCGCGCTGTGGCCCTCGGCGGGTGCCCGGGCACCGAGCTGGTGGTGTGGGGTGTCCTGCGGCCGCCAGGCTCCGGCTCCGCCCGCGCGGCCACCTCGCGCAGGTCGCGTCCCCGCTCTGGGCCTGGCCGGGCGTCTGGCTTGGCCCCTCCCGTCCTCACAGTCGGTGCAGTTCTGAAAGCCCCCGAAGGCGCAGCCGGCTTCAGGCCTTAGGTTTAGGCGAGGTACCGGGAGGGAGAGGGGTGTGGGGCGGGGACGGAGGGGCCGGACTGCGCGGAGCCTGCCCACGCTTAGCCTGCACGCGGGGTCCGAGCGGCGCAAGATCTCGCTGGCACCCCACGCTTAAGTGGGATACTCAGCTGTGGCCCTGGACTCGTGTCAGCTTGCCTCAAGCGTGA